From Coffea arabica cultivar ET-39 chromosome 2e, Coffea Arabica ET-39 HiFi, whole genome shotgun sequence, the proteins below share one genomic window:
- the LOC113733143 gene encoding (+)-neomenthol dehydrogenase-like, producing MAEASIGNSPKRCAVVTGANRGIGLEICRQLASQGITVVLTARDEKRGLDALHRLRDSGGLSGNLLFHQLDVGDSSSVASLAEFINTELGRLDILVNNAGIGGALVDEAAAAAGTEINFEEIATQTYELAVECLQTNYYGAKRMVEACVPLLQLSESPRIVSVSSSMGKLECIKNGWAKRTLGDAENLTEERVDKVVKEFLQDFNEGYQEAKGWPLAYVISKAALNAYTRILAKRFPDFKVNCVCPGFVKTDINYNTGTLPVEEGAESPVKLALLSNDGPSGLFFSSNQVTSFE from the exons ATGGCTGAAGCAAGCATCGGTAACAGCCCGAAAAG ATGTGCAGTTGTAACAGGAGCAAACAGAGGGATTGGACTGGAGATATGCAGGCAGTTAGCTTCTCAGGGGATCACTGTGGTGTTGACTGCTAGAGATGAGAAGAGGGGGCTTGATGCTCTTCATAGGCTCAGAGATTCTGGTGGTCTTTCTGGTAATCTGCTCTTCCATCAGCTTGATGTGGGGGATTCATCTAGTGTTGCTTCGCTTGCTGAGTTCATCAACACTGAGCTTGGAAGGCTTGATATCTTG GTGAACAATGCAGGGATTGGTGGAGCTCTCGTAGACGAGGCTGCTGCT GCAGCAGGAACTGAAATTAACTTTGAAGAGATAGCAACCCAGACATATGAGTTGGCAGTTGAATGCTTGCAAACGAACTATTATGGTGCAAAAAGAATGGTTGAAGCCTGTGTTCCTCTTCTCCAATTATCTGAATCACCAAGGATTGTCAGTGTTTCCTCATCCATGGGAAAGTTAGAG TGTATAAAAAATGGATGGGCTAAAAGAACATTAGGCGATGCTGAAAACCTTACAGAAGAGAGGGTTGATAAAGTGGTCAAGGAATTTCTGCAAGACTTCAATGAGGGTTACCAAGAAGCCAAAGGCTGGCCTTTAGCTTATGTCATCTCGAAAGCAGCCTTGAATGCATATACAAGAATTCTGGCCAAGAGATTCCCAGATTTCAAGGTGAATTGTGTGTGTCCTGGCTTTGTCAAAACAGATATAAATTACAATACTGGAACTTTGCCTGTAGAAGAAGGTGCTGAAAGTCCTGTGAAGCTAGCTCTGCTGTCCAATGATGGACCCTCTGGCTTGTTCTTTTCGAGTAACCAAGTCACAtcttttgaatga
- the LOC113733140 gene encoding probable pectinesterase 8 — protein MNPRGISLIIFIGLIAILSANQFRNVPFLILEYVNDLITLEMLSSSTVIPIDLMLGYNRGHHHHHDDKKRKIVSICDDFPPDFPPPDTNTTSTLCVDHNGCCNFTTVQAAVDAVEVLSSKRTIIWINNGIYFEKVIIPKAKPNISFQGQGFTSTAIVWNDTANSSHGTFYSGSVQVFAANFIAKNISFMNVAPIPGPGAVGAQAVAMRIAGDQAAFWGCGFFGAQDTLHDDRGRHYFKECYIQGSIDFVFGNGKSFYENCQLTSIANPVAVGARAITGAVTAHGRASKDENSGYAFVNCSIGGTGRIWLGRAWRPFSTVVFAYTSMSDIIASEGWNDFNDPSRDQTVFYGEYNCSGNGANTTLRVPYAQKLDDTQATPFLNISFMDGDQWLQPYS, from the exons ATGAATCCTAGAGGCATATCCTTAATCATTTTCATCGGCCTCATTGCTATTTTATCAGCCAATCAATTCAGGAATGTACCTTTCTTGATCCTTGAGTATGTTAACGATCTTATTACCCTTGAAATGCTCTCGTCATCTACCGTTATTCCGATTGATCTGATGCTTGGTTATAATAGaggtcatcatcatcatcacgatgacaagaaaaggaaaatagtgTCAATCTGTGATGATTTTCCACCTGATTTTCCCCCTCCAGATACCAACACAACATCCACATTATGTGTTGATCATAATGGTTGCTGCAACTTCACCACCGTACAAGCTGCTGTCGATGCTGTTGAAGTTCTCAGCTCGAAAAGGACTATAATATGGATAAATAATGGCATTTACTT CGAGAAAGTTATCATTCCGAAAGCAAAACCAAACATCTCCTTTCAAGGACAAGGCTTTACGTCCACGGCAATTGTGTGGAATGATACAGCCAATTCTTCGCATGGCACATTTTACAGCGGCTCCGTTCAAGTTTTTGCTGCCAACTTCATAGCCAAGAACATAAGTTTCATG AACGTGGCCCCTATACCTGGTCCGGGAGCAGTGGGAGCACAAGCAGTAGCGATGAGAATAGCGGGAGACCAAGCGGCCTTCTGGGGTTGTGGGTTCTTTGGAGCGCAGGACACCCTGCATGATGACCGAGGCCGCCACTATTTTAAAGAATGTTACATACAAGGCTCCATTGATTTCGTCTTTGGCAATGGGAAATCATTTTATGAG AATTGCCAGTTAACCTCAATAGCGAACCCAGTAGCAGTAGGAGCAAGGGCGATAACCGGAGCAGTGACGGCGCATGGGCGAGCTTCCAAGGACGAAAACAGTGGCTATGCTTTCGTGAATTGCAGCATTGGAGGAACAGGAAGAATCTGGCTGGGACGAGCGTGGAGGCCCTTCTCCACTGTTGTGTTTGCTTACACTTCTATGTCTGACATCATTGCTTCTGAGGGATGGAATGACTTCAATGATCCTTCCAGAGACCA GACTGTTTTCTATGGGGAGTACAATTGTTCTGGCAATGGAGCTAATACAACACTAAGGGTGCCTTATGCCCAAAAGCTCGATGACACACAAGCTACACCTTTTCTGAATATTTCTTTCATGGATGGTGATCAGTGGCTGCAACCATACAGTTAA
- the LOC140037091 gene encoding (+)-neomenthol dehydrogenase-like gives MAESALFLSAKRVAVVTGANKGIGLEICRQLASKGVMVVLTARDPKKGIEAVQSLQATASCDNVIFHQLDVADPSSIASLADFIKTRFGKLDILVNNAAVLGVKVDSNALDSLADHVPGGYINWNEVSTQAHDLAEECLKTNYYGPKSTTEAFAPLLKLSDSGRVVNVSSSSGKLKFVANNWAQTILSDADCLTEDRIDEVLNEFLKDFKEGFLNAKGWPSFLSAYTLSKAALNAYTRIVAKKYPEWMINCVCPGYVKTDMNYHRGVLSSEEGAESPVWLALLPPGEKPSGLFFSQKIVSPF, from the exons ATGGCAGAATCAGCCCTTTTTCTTTCAGCAAAGAG GGTTGCAGTTGTTACAGGAGCGAACAAGGGGATAGGATTAGAGATATGTAGGCAATTAGCTTCCAAAGGGGTGATGGTGGTTTTAACCGCTAGAGACCCGAAAAAGGGTATTGAAGCTGTTCAAAGTCTCCAGGCCACGGCATCTTGTGATAATGTCATTTTTCATCAGCTTGATGTGGCGGACCCTTCAAGTATAGCTTCCCTGGCAGACTTTATCAAGACCCGATTTGGGAAACTTGACATATTG GTAAACAATGCAGCTGTTCTTGGTGTTAAAGTGGATAGCAATGCTCTTGATTCTTTGGCTGATCACGTG CCAGGAGGATACATTAATTGGAATGAGGTTTCGACTCAAGCTCATGATTTGGCGGAAGAATGCTTAAAAACAAACTACTACGGACCAAAAAGCACAACTGAAGCATTTGCCCCCCTTCTCAAATTGTCTGATTCAGGAAGAGTTGTTAACGTTTCCTCCTCATCTGGGAAGCTAAAG TTCGTAGCGAATAATTGGGCACAAACAATACTAAGCGATGCAGATTGCCTTACTGAAGACAGGATTGATGAAGTACTGAATGAGTTTCTGAAAGATTTCAAAGAGGGTTTTCTGAATGCCAAAGGCTGGCCTTCTTTTCTGTCTGCTTATACATTATCAAAAGCTGCCTTAAATGCCTACACGAGGATTGTGGCTAAGAAGTATCCTGAGTGGATGATCAACTGTGTCTGCCCAGGCTATGTTAAAACTGATATGAATTACCATAGAGGCGTCTTATCCTCAGAAGAAGGTGCAGAAAGTCCCGTATGGCTGGCCCTGTTGCCCCCCGGGGAAAAGCCATCGGGATTGTTCTTCTCCCAGAAAATTGTCTCACCTTTCTAG
- the LOC113729489 gene encoding (+)-neomenthol dehydrogenase — translation MAEAKRYAIVTGANKGIGFEVCRHLASKGITVVLTARDEKRGLDALHKLKFSDGLSADHLLFHQLDVADSSSVASLAQFIKTQFGRLDILVNNAGIIGADIDSDAFKAAIAAGAVEEERANKADWSSSIKETHELAVQCFQTNYYGAKRMIEAFVPLLQLSQSPRVVNVSSGAGKLKNIPSEWARGIFTDVDNLTEERVDEVLNQYLKDLKEGSREAKGWPSFLSSYTVSKAAMNAYTIVVAKKHPHIKINTVCPGFVKTDINFESGTLTAEEGADSIVRLALLPDDGPSGLFFIRSEISPLG, via the exons ATGGCAGAAGCAAAGAG GTATGCAATTGTGACCGGGGCAAACAAAGGGATAGGATTTGAGGTATGCAGGCACTTAGCTTCTAAAGGAATCACCGTGGTTCTGACTGCCAGGGATGAGAAGAGGGGACTCGATGCTCTTCACAAGCTCAAATTCTCTGATGGTCTTTCTGCTGATCATTTGCTATTTCATCAGCTTGATGTGGCAGATTCGTCTAGCGTTGCTTCCCTTGCTCAATTCATCAAGACTCAGTTTGGAAGGCTTGATATCTTG GTGAATAATGCAGGAATTATTGGAGCTGATATAGACTCTGATGCTTTTAAAGCTGCGATTGCAGCTGGTGCTGTTGAAGAG GAACGAGCTAATAAAGCTGACTGGAGCAGTTCGATCAAAGAGACTCATGAATTGGCAGTACAATGCTTCCAAACAAACTATTATGGTGCCAAAAGAATGATTGAAGCCTTTGTTCCTCTTCTCCAATTATCTCAATCACCAAGAGTTGTCAACGTTTCCTCAGGCGCGGGAAAGCTAAAG AATATACCCAGTGAATGGGCCAGAGGGATATTCACTGATGTCGACAACCTTACAGAAGAGAGAGTGGATGAGGTGCTCAATCAGTACCTGAAAGACTTAAAAGAAGGTTCCAGAGAAGCCAAAGGCTGGCCTTCATTCCTGTCTTCTTATACAGTCTCGAAAGCAGCCATGAATGCATACACAATTGTTGTCGCAAAGAAGCATCCCCACATCAAGATCAATACTGTCTGTCCTGGTTTTGTCAAAACGGATATAAACTTCGAATCCGGCACATTGACTGCAGAAGAAGGTGCTGACAGTATTGTGAGGCTGGCTCTGCTGCCTGATGATGGTCCTTCTGGCTTGTTCTTCATTCGCAGTGAAATATCACCTCTTGGATAG
- the LOC113729488 gene encoding protein ASPARTIC PROTEASE IN GUARD CELL 1-like yields the protein MAFFAFFLILCLLLFLPSTNCISSPESQHTQTVRLNHHDTIQAIEDFMAFDAGQLLQESIQVPATTTTTSSSSSPFQGNYIPVYDIDIFLKSGYEDYRSLILFRLARNAKRFEWLSTSLTDSPVDDIPYYYESASYVGIMDIGNPPQRAHLLIDTGSRFVWWDCQPWNNCPTFSYNPSRSSSYRQVDCRMEGECPGNEGLFWGCDMDGNNKCEFKVMYRDSTEAEGFLAYEKVTTTHGEEGGDVVLVENLRFGCAEKSPASMIGKKFTGILGFGPNTYSFIYQMNATSFSFCPKSHTASVATSLYFNSLPIPDDFTFRTPLLQNIQPIYYAVNLTGVYVRWEFLEIKSLTNSDGRVGAVVDSGTSISMFPLQFYNQFRDTFTRHSQWLSRLPGEQFFDTCYNISSPEWYLEVPEIIFQFSGVTGHEVLRLDANQIMMPIGTDGKYCLAFSPTKFRQFTLIGTWQLQGTRVSFDLANQMLQFDPENCKNSPS from the coding sequence ATGGCTTTCTTTGCCTTCTTTCTCATCTTATGCCTTTTGCTCTTTTTACCATCAACCAACTGCATTTCTTCTCCAGAATCCCAACATACACAAACAGTTCGCCTAAACCACCATGACACCATACAAGCCATAGAAGATTTCATGGCTTTTGATGCTGGCCAGTTACTACAAGAATCTATCCAGGTACcggccaccaccaccaccacctcctcctcgTCATCCCCTTTCCAgggcaattatatccctgtctACGACATAGACATCTTTCTCAAATCAGGCTATGAAGATTATCGCTCTCTGATTCTGTTTCGCCTGGCTCGTAATGCCAAAAGGTTTGAATGGTTGTCGACATCATTAACTGATTCTCCGGTGGATGATATTCCTTACTATTACGAGAGTGCGTCTTACGTGGGGATTATGGACATAGGGAATCCACCACAGAGAGCTCACCTACTCATAGACACTGGCTCTAGATTCGTATGGTGGGATTGCCAGCCATGGAATAATTGCCCTACTTTCAGCTATAATCCTTCCCGCTCATCATCATATCGTCAAGTGGATTGTCGAATGGAGGGTGAGTGTCCAGGCAATGAAGGCCTTTTCTGGGGTTGTGATATGGATGGTAACAACAAGTGTGAGTTTAAAGTTATGTATCGTGATTCCACAGAAGCTGAAGGTTTTCTTGCCTACGAGAAAGTAACAACTACCCATGGTGAAGAGGGTGGCGACGTAGTCCTTGTGGAAAATCTTCGGTTTGGGTGTGCAGAAAAGTCTCCAGCAAGTATGATAGGTAAGAAGTTCACTGGAATTCTGGGTTTTGGACCCAACACTTACTCCTTCATCTATCAAATGAATGCTACTAGTTTTAGCTTCTGTCCTAAAAGTCATACTGCTTCTGTAGCCACGAGTTTATACTTCAATTCCCTGCCTATACCTGATGACTTCACCTTCAGAACCCCTCTTCTCCAAAATATTCAACCAATATATTACGCTGTGAACCTTACTGGTGTGTATGTGAGATGGGAATTTCTGGAGATTAAGTCTCTTACTAACTCAGATGGCCGGGTTGGAGCAGTGGTAGATTCGGGAACAAGTATATCTATGTTTCCTCTCCAATTCTATAACCAATTCCGTGATACTTTTACTAGGCATAGCCAATGGTTAAGTCGTTTGCCGGGGGAGCAATTTTTTGATACCTGTTACAACATCTCCTCACCCGAATGGTACTTGGAAGTTCCAGAGATCATATTCCAGTTTTCCGGGGTTACAGGTCATGAAGTTCTTAGGTTGGATGCCAACCAAATAATGATGCCCATTGGTACCGACGGGAAATACTGCTTGGCCTTCAGTCCAACCAAATTCCGCCAGTTCACACTAATTGGGACTTGGCAACTGCAGGGGACTCGTGTCTCTTTTGATTTAGCTAATCAAATGCTGCAATTTGATCCTGAGAACTGTAAAAATAGCCCAAGCTGA